ACATAAGCAAATCAATTTGGCCCATTGTATCCAGTTCCAGGTCCACCCACTCGTCTTCTGTTGTATCAGCATCATTTATGTTTATGCGCAATTCCTGCACATCAACCAACACCGCATCATAATCCCCCGGAGCATCGGTTAAATTTACGATTATGGTTCCATTTCCCGACTTATCTGTATCAACATCGCTACAGGCAACAATAAAAACGGATATAATAATAAAGGCTGCTACTAATCTTTTCATATCATTTATGTGTTACTAATGCAAATATAACGCCATGGAACAAAAAATGTTATTTGGTAAATTTTCATTTCAGTGTAATATATCTTAACTTATTGGTACTAAAATAAAAAGAAAACAACCACTCCGTTTCCGATGCATAACGCAATAATTCAACAACAACAAAAATAAATTTACATGAAGAAACTGCTTTTACTCAGTAGTGCACTGTTCCTATTACTTAGTGCACAAGCTCAAATTAGCGCAAAACTAATGCGCTACACCGATGTCTCGAACGAGCAAATTGCTTTTGTTTACGGGGGAGACATATGGCTGGTTGCCAAAGAAGGGGGAACAGCCATTCAGCTCACCAATTCTCCGGGAGAAGAATCGTGGCCGAAATTTTCGCCCGATGGTTCAGAAATTGCATTTACCGCCAGTTACAATGGAAATTCTGATGTGTATGTAATTCCGGTTACGGGAGGCATACCAACCCGCGTAACATATAATTCATTCTCCGATAGGTTGGTCGACTGGCATCCAGGTGGCAATAAGCTACTGTTTGCTTCGGCACGCGAAAACGGCATTGGTCGTTTAAACCAGTTTTTTATGGTAGATAAAGAAGGTGGCTTCCCCGAAAAACTAAAAATCCCTTACGGAGAGCTGGCCAGCTTTTCGCCGGATGGAAATCAACTGGCGTACATCACAAAAATTACGGAAAACTACCCGTTTAAACGCTACCGTGGCGGCTTAACTTCAGACATCATTTTGTTTGATTTTGCGACCGAAAAAACCACACGCATTACCACCGACGAGGCGAACGACGGGAAACCAGGCTGGGCCGGCAATAAGGTCTACTTTTTGTCGGACCGTGGCGAAAACATGCGTTTAAACATTTGGGAATACAACACACAAAATCAAAACATCAGCCAGGTTACTTTTTATAAAGATTTTGATATTTCCTTTCTGTCGGCCGGACCTGAAGAGTTGGTTTACGAGATGGGAGGAGACCTGTACCTTATGGATTTGAACAGCCAGCAATCGCGAATAGTCGAAGTTAAGGTTATCAGCGATCTATCATTAGAAATACCGGGCAAACAAGATGTTAAAGGCAATATCTCGAACATGACTGCTGCGCCGGAAGGCAAGCGTATTGTTTTTGAAGCCCGCGGCGAATTATTTAATGTACCGGTTAAAGAAGGTTTCTCGATTAACCTTACCCGTTCGAGCGGTGCTTTTGATCAGAACCCGGCATGGTCGCCCGATGGCAAAACCATTGCTTACTGGAGCGATCGCTCGGGAGAATACGAAATATGGCTGCAAGACAGCCAGAGCAAAAATGCGCCAAAACAACTAACAAAAAGAGGAAAAGGCTTTGGCTATCGATTATTTTGGTCGCCCGACAGTAAAAAAATTGCCTTTATCGACGAAACCAATACCATTTCAATAATTGATACGGAAAATGGAGCGACAACAGTAGCCGGCAATTACAACTGGAATATTGGGCACGGAGGCCGTTTTGGATTTCCAATATCATGGTCGCCCGATTCGAAATGGATTACCTTTAGCCAGGGACTCGACAATGCCAACGGCTGCATTGTTGTTTTTAACCTGGAAGAAAAGAAGCTGACACAGCTTACCAGCGGATTTTATGATGATGGCTACCCCGTTTTCAGCACCGATGGCAAATACCTGTTCTACCTCACTAACCGCACCTTTAACGCAGCCTACTCTTCGTTAAGCGACGGCACATGGATTTATCCGAACTCCACACAAATTGCATCCATCGGACTGAAAGCCGATACCCCGTCATTGCTTGCGCCAAAGAACGACGAAGTGACAATAAAGGAAGAAAAGAAAGACGAAGAAAAAGACAAGGAGAAAGAAGCAGGCAAAGAGGATAAAAAGAAAGATGCTAAAGACGACGACAAAAAGGAAAAAGAAGAGGATGGCGTAAAAGTAGAGATTGACTTTACTGACATAGAGAGTCGCCTTGTTTTATTACCGCCTAAAGCAGGCAATATCTCGGCACTACTGCCTTTTGAAGGCAAATTGGTGTACCTGCGCCGCCCCAACACCGGATCGGGCGAACGCGCTTCGGCTTTACACTTTTTCGACTTGAAAGAACGCGAAGAAAAAGAAGTAATGAGTGATGTTAGCCGGGTGGTACCTACTGCCGATGGCAAACAAATGCTGGTGAGCTCAAAAGGAAAATATGGCATTATTAAGGCTGCTGCCGGACAAAAAATAGACGAGCCCATTCCAACCGATGGTTTAGTGATGGATTTGGTGCGGAAAGAAGAGTGGAAACAAGTGTTTATGGACACCTGGCGTCGCCATCGCGATTTCTTTTACGATCCCAACATGCAGGGCGTTGACTGGGAAGCCATGCGCGACCGCTACGCCAAATTGGTAAACGATGCCCGCACACGTTTGGACATTACCAATATTCAGTTAAACCTGGTTGCCGAATTAAGTGCCGGCCACACCTACGCAGGTGGTGGCGATGTGGAACAGGCTCCTTCGCGGGGTGGCGGATTTCTTGGCATCAACTGGGCAATGGATGGTAATGGTTACAAAATTGGTAAAATTCTGAAACCAGCTGCCTGGGATACTCAAACCCGTTCTCCGTTTAATCAACCCGGAATTGATGTTAATGAAGGTGATTATATCCTTTCAGTTAACGGAATTGGCCTTGCCACAGACAAAGATCCGTATGCGGCGTTTGAAGGTCTTTCGGGAAAAACCGTGGCACTTCAGGTTTCATCCACCGGAAAAACAGAGGATGCAAAAGAAGTAATAGTTGAACTGCTTAGTGCCCAACAGGAAAATAATTTGCGCTATTTAAACCATTTAGAGAATAACCGCAAACTGGTTGAAGATCTGTCTGATGGGCAGTTGGGCTATATTTATATGTCCAACACTGCCGGGCAGGGCCAGCTGGAACTGGTAAAAATGTTCTACGGACAGCTGGATAAAAAAGGATTTATCCTTGACGAGCGTTTTAACGGAGGCGGACAATTGGCCGATCGTTTTCTGGAACTGTTGCAGCGCCCGGTTACCTACAACCTGCATTGGCGCCACGGAAAAGACCATACCAACCCGGTTAAAACAAATACCGGGCCGGTGGGCATGCTTATTAACGGCTGGGCCGGATCAGGCGGCGATGGCTTACCCTGGGCATTTCAGGAATTGGAAGCAGGGCCTATTGTTGGCGAACGCACACTGGGCATTTTGGTTGGACCTGCAACCGGTCATCGTTTGATTGACGGAGGTTCGATAACCGTTCCCGGAGCTCGTTTATACGATAACGACGGACATTGGTTTTGGGAAGGCGAAGGCGTACGCCCTGACTTTAAAGTGTGGGACGACCCCAATATGCTGATGCAGGGACGCGACCCGCAAATGGAAAAAGTAGTAGAAGAAGTAATGAAACTGGTGAAAGAAAACAAACACCTGATGACCCCGGCGCCGCCATTGGAA
Above is a genomic segment from uncultured Draconibacterium sp. containing:
- a CDS encoding PDZ domain-containing protein, with protein sequence MKKLLLLSSALFLLLSAQAQISAKLMRYTDVSNEQIAFVYGGDIWLVAKEGGTAIQLTNSPGEESWPKFSPDGSEIAFTASYNGNSDVYVIPVTGGIPTRVTYNSFSDRLVDWHPGGNKLLFASARENGIGRLNQFFMVDKEGGFPEKLKIPYGELASFSPDGNQLAYITKITENYPFKRYRGGLTSDIILFDFATEKTTRITTDEANDGKPGWAGNKVYFLSDRGENMRLNIWEYNTQNQNISQVTFYKDFDISFLSAGPEELVYEMGGDLYLMDLNSQQSRIVEVKVISDLSLEIPGKQDVKGNISNMTAAPEGKRIVFEARGELFNVPVKEGFSINLTRSSGAFDQNPAWSPDGKTIAYWSDRSGEYEIWLQDSQSKNAPKQLTKRGKGFGYRLFWSPDSKKIAFIDETNTISIIDTENGATTVAGNYNWNIGHGGRFGFPISWSPDSKWITFSQGLDNANGCIVVFNLEEKKLTQLTSGFYDDGYPVFSTDGKYLFYLTNRTFNAAYSSLSDGTWIYPNSTQIASIGLKADTPSLLAPKNDEVTIKEEKKDEEKDKEKEAGKEDKKKDAKDDDKKEKEEDGVKVEIDFTDIESRLVLLPPKAGNISALLPFEGKLVYLRRPNTGSGERASALHFFDLKEREEKEVMSDVSRVVPTADGKQMLVSSKGKYGIIKAAAGQKIDEPIPTDGLVMDLVRKEEWKQVFMDTWRRHRDFFYDPNMQGVDWEAMRDRYAKLVNDARTRLDITNIQLNLVAELSAGHTYAGGGDVEQAPSRGGGFLGINWAMDGNGYKIGKILKPAAWDTQTRSPFNQPGIDVNEGDYILSVNGIGLATDKDPYAAFEGLSGKTVALQVSSTGKTEDAKEVIVELLSAQQENNLRYLNHLENNRKLVEDLSDGQLGYIYMSNTAGQGQLELVKMFYGQLDKKGFILDERFNGGGQLADRFLELLQRPVTYNLHWRHGKDHTNPVKTNTGPVGMLINGWAGSGGDGLPWAFQELEAGPIVGERTLGILVGPATGHRLIDGGSITVPGARLYDNDGHWFWEGEGVRPDFKVWDDPNMLMQGRDPQMEKVVEEVMKLVKENKHLMTPAPPLEDRSAKGLKN